ATGTGGgtggtttcaaaaaaaaaaaaaaactcccatATCTGCTTAGCAAGCTTAGAAAACCAAATTAAATGTCTAAATGATTTTAGCAGAATCCAAATGTCCTGGTGCATGTAATTTTTAGGTTATAGGCTGTGTGTCTGAATTAGCTGGGAAGGACAAAAGTTGACCAAACCACTATTTTACATGATTACAATTATACGGATACAGATAACATGTCCTGCAGTGAGAGAAATTATTAAAggcatacatacatttaaattatacaaGTGAATTAATATCTGCTTTTTTCAAGCAAGccaactgcattttaaaatatgacgCCATTTCCAGTTTTGTAAAGTTCTCCTACCTCCACTCTCAGTCTGTTTTCAGAGAGGCGCTTTAAAACGTAGCCTATTTTTCTAATTGGTAGCATTtaccatactttttttttttttttttgtcaaaatgatgGAAAGTAGTTTGAAATAGCAGAAAATTACCAACATACAACTTTAAGGTTTCTTTTAAAATGCGTAAATTTTGGGGTTATTTTTAGTGTCACTAAAATGGCTAGTAAAAgttgttgctttaattatttgTGACCACTTTGGATttttcattcatccatccaacACTACTCAAAAAACTCAGCTGACATCATTTCTTCAGGTGAGTTTGTGGCAAGTCAAAACTGTTTCATGGTTGAAATGGTCAACAGTTTCTAACTAATGACCAGTAAAGCAAAACGCCGTGAGGACATGACAGACAGGTGTGTGACAGACAGGTGAGCGACAGATAAAGAGACGCACTTCTATTGTTCAGTCAGCATCCATTCAGAGCCAAGCGTGGAAAACCCCAGGAGCTGTGGTTCTCAGTGCACTTTTATACATGTAATAAGCTGCTGAATGATTTGATGTACACAGAAGCCTTTTAGgttttatttgcaatgcagaaaaaaaaaaaaaaaaactttaaataatactttttttatttgtgcacGTCTGGTCAAGGCATTAATACACTAAATCATATACAAATGTAATGCagacatatatatttttgcaatactgcatcaaaacatttcagaaagATTAAAGGAATTTTTTAAGTAATCCCGGATTTCCATTATTTCACCAGTTTATGCAATGgtatttaaaatgtgaaatgaacTGACAGGACGTTTCCCTCCAGATGGTTGGTGACATCAGCTTGAAGTCTTCAGCGTCATTAATGCTCCATTCAAGACTCTGGATGCTTTTGTGCTCCATTGATGTGAAAACAGAGAGTCAGTGTGGGAACCTCACATGAGATCTACTCACACTGaccagcacaaacacacacacacacacacacacacatctgcttAATCTGGAGTCTATCATGTGTGAGTGACATCACAAAAGCAATGATAATGCTGAATATCATAAATTATGATATGATATGCAAATTGTTAAAGTACTTCATTTTACACACAATTGCATCAGTAAATCCAGTCAATAAGGCATgggattattattatatatatatatatattttttttttttttttgctttataatgtgtaagtgtgtgtgtgtgtgtgtgtgtgtgtgtgtgtaataaatttCACAATGATGTACACATGCTCACTGACTCCACGTGTTTCTAGTAAAGATGAGCTTGTGCTGCTTCAGTGACATTGATATGAACATGAGCTCTCTACAGGTCAACACTTTCCCAGATTCACCCTCCGCCTGCTCCTTTGAGTCCCTGACGGAGGATCATTGAGCATGTGGCGGCCCACATCCCTCATTGTCTGTTTGAGCTCTTCCATTGGCTCCAAACTGTGAGAAACTCCAACAAGCTCAAGCCTCACACATTCATATGGAGATCTGGGAGTATAAATAGAGGAGCTGCAGCCAGTGCAAATCAGACTCACTCTGAACAGAGAGATCTACAGCACAGAGATCCAGACATGACACCTACAATCATCTCAAAGGAGCATCTCCCTCTCAACAACAAGGTACATTCACATCTTACTTACAGCAGCATTACTGCAGCAGCTTTCACAGCTCCTCTAAATCGTTGGCTTATTTCATGGACACTTTACTGATGCTTTTCTGTCTTCATTTGCAGCTGAGAAAGCCAAGGGTGGAGAACATGCTCAGAGATTGTGTCAACTCAAGCTCAAGTGTCTTGTGGCTCCAGAGTTCTTCAAGCAGCAGCCTGATTCCAAGCTGGAGAAAGCAGATATCCTGGAGATGATGGTCTGTTTTGCCGGGAAACAAACAGCAATCACTTCCAGCAGTTGCTGAAATCATCAGATGAATGAGCTTCTGTTCCTCCATCAGCTGCACGTCAATCTGAACAAAACCATTTAGCCTGCAGCGCCATCTGGAGGAAAGCAAACGAGGAAAACATCTGTATTAGATGTAAAGAACATTATTGGATTTGATTTTATGAATCCAGTTTTGTTTCCATCACtggaaatgtattgtttttttttatacttttgtaTATACCTTCAATGaaggcattttacattttattatacaattgCAAATCTTTGCTTTATGTGAAGTACAAATATCACATATTGGGAACTGGTTTTGAATATATTATCAGTATGATACACACTCTGTTGTCCTCATAGGACATTTAATCTCATTAGAATCACATATACAGGTGGTtcagtgttttttcttcttcttctgccATACAATGTAATTAACTCACTTCTGTTGAGTGTGACGCTTCAGGGGATGGACTGATATATCTTCCTTTAATGGAATATTTTAACTGTCAAGTACCTTGACATTAAGCACTAAATGTTTCTGTTATGCTTTGCTTTTACCCCTCATGTGGATGAATGTTAATAATGATTTGTGGTAAATGTCACATGACTTTTGTAAAGTTCAATAATATTTGATGTGAGTTCCaatatgtgttttatgtattttggagATCTCTTCATGCAAATGTTGTGATATGTTATCACCTgtttacaacccaaattccagaaatgttgggacatatttaaatttgaataaaatgaaaaccaaaagactttcaaatcacatgagccattgttattcacaatagaacatagagaacatacaAATGTtgaaatggagaaattttacacttgtatccactaaatgagctcattccaaatttgatgcctgctacaggtctcaaaaaagttggcacggggcaacaaagggctgaaaaagcaagaaattttgaaaagattcagctgggagaacatctagcaactaattaagttaattgacatcaggtctgtaacatgattagctataaaagggatgtcttagagaggcagagtctctaggaagtaaagatgggcagaggctctccaatctgtgaaagagtgtgtaaaaatattgtgaaattctttaaaaacaacgttcctcaacgtaaaattgcaaaggctttgcaaatctcatcatctacagtgcataacatcatcaaaagattcagagaaactggagaaatctctgtgcgtaagggacaaggcagaagacctttgttggatgcccgtggtcttcgagccctcagacgacactgcatcactcatcggcatgattctgtcattgacattattaAATGGGCCCGGGAATACTTACAGAagccactgtcggtaaacacaatcacgctgtgccatctgcagatgccaactaaagcgcTATCATgaaaaaaggaagccatatgtgaacatggtccagaagagccgtcgtgtcctgtgggccaaggctcatttaaaatggactgtttcaaaatggaaaagtgttctatgttcagacgagtccaaatttgacattcttgttggaaataatgggcaccgtgtcctccgggctaaagaggatggagaccttccagcatgttatcagcgttcagttgaaaagccagcatctctgatggtatggggttcataagtgcatacggtatgggcagcttgcatgttttggaagacactatgaatgctgaaaggtatagaaaggttttaaagcaacatatgctcccctccagatgatgtctatttcagggaaggccttgtgtatttcagcagaacAGTGCAAatccacatactgcagctattacaacagcatggcttcgtagtagaagagtccgggtgctgaattggcctgcctgcagtccagatctttcacctatagagaacatttggcgcatcattaaactaaaaatacgtcaaagatgaccacaaactcttcagcagctggaaacctatatcaggcaagaatgggaccaaattccaacaccaaaactccaaaaactcataacctcgatgcccagacgtcttcaaactgttttgaaaagtaGAGGGGATGCTACACCAtagtaaacatgcccccgtcacaactattttgagacctgtagcaggcatcaaatttgaaatgagctcattttgtgcataaaattgtaaaatttctcagtttaaacattgcTTATGCTagctatgttctattgtgaataaaatattggctcgtgtgatttgaaattcttttagttttcattttattcaaatttaaaaaacgtcccaacatttccagaattcgggttgtatttgCATTCATGGTGACATCATGCCATCGCAgaacatacaaaataataataaaaatgtcaaatatacTTTCTGCTGTTGTATTCTGTTTTTcatgaaatataatatttttaaaaagaacataatatgtacatttaccagaataaatatgtaaaattatatacaataatacatatatgtatacatttatatacatttaaaagcacTTGTattcaatgtattatttatattaaaatttctTAATCAATAATTCTTCCACATGCAAAATTGACCaatttctctaaaaaaaaaacttgattgaCACAAAAAAGCTCTTAATGGAATAACTCTATGTAcagcaataattaaaaatgaggATAGAAAATCTAAAATTTTGTGATCATGCCCTCTTGCATTGCTTTTTGTGGACATTCTCATCAAAATAGTTTCTAAAATTTAGATAGATATAatcatttgaattttgaattagatCCCACTGGTAAATTATGCCAATTAAGTCCATggcatttaataattcaatTCTACTGTAGTGACTATGTTAATCATCCAAATCATTGTGTGACAGGAAACTGTAAAGAACCAgatgttttaatttcacatatTCATTCTTGGAAAATATggattattttatgtaaatgtaaagagaCAGAAAGGATTGTCAACTATTTAAATCATGTTGCAAGTGTATCAGATTCCTGACTGATTCATATTGCTTATGTTAGAgaacaaaataactgtcagttTGATCGGTTTAAGTCATTTAAACATTTGGAGACGTGTGTCTGCTGTGGGTTTCAGTAGGACACACGTCAATTGAATTGAGTGAATGAACAGAGCGTGAGAAACAAAACTCACTCAGAGTCCCTCCGAGACAATAGAACTCAACTAAGAGACCAAGGGTCAGAGGTCAACATCAATGGACTGTGCTATAACTTTATACTATTTCAGCTTCAAACACTGATGATAAGTCCAAAATGAAAAGAACTGAatcaaatgtttcattttaagaAATTCATCTGCAGATTCCTgtaaaaatgcatgtttatttgaGCAAATCTTCAGCATCAGAGGCGTGAGAAAGCTTGTAGGGAATCTGTCGTGCATTAAGGTTCATTATCATGTGAATAGACACACTTCTATTGTTGTGTGTGTGGGAAACTCTGGAGAACAGAGTCACAGTTCTAGTGTCATTAGCATCCTAAACCccaacacaagctcaagatttGATAAACACACGAGGGACTTGACACACTTATGGATATTTACATGCATGAGCTTGACGAGCTGGTTTGATGATGTCACTGATGATGAACAGAATTACAGCACAATCAAGGTTTATTTTCCTTAATGCATCATGCACTTCTAAAATGACTAAGCTTTTGCATCGGGCacttaagatattttgtcatctaaacaaacatgcttcacaaatgtgacaaaaaaagtatttgctgCGAAAACAGCAAACAAAAGTGATGTTTTGCATATATTcattatttcatatattcattaatatgcaaaataaaaaacacattaaagttGTTATAACAAatttaatgtgcttttttttttttttttttgcatattctCATTGCATGAGAATAATTGTGATCAGAAAGTTTTTGATAACTTACTGACTCCTGCATCAAGTCAGGACATGTCGCTGTGCATCAGGACGTTTCCCTCCAGATGGTTGGTGACGTCAGGTTGAACACAGAGTCTTCAGCGTCACTAATGCTCCATTCAAGACTCTGGATGCTTTTGTGCTCCATTGATGTGAAAACAGAGATTCAGTGTGGGAACCTCACATGAGATCTACTCACACTGaccagcacaaacacacacacatctggagTCCTGGAGTCTCAGACAATGGAAACAATGACATCTGAATTCCAGTGCACAACCCTAAACCTTTAGATACAAATGCATTCATATacataaatgttgaaaaataattttatggcAATGCACTGtgtattgaaatatttagaaCACTGTTTATTGTCAGTGTAAGTGCAACACACATATGGCCAACTAAAAGTATGTGACCATATTCGttcattcagtcattcacaaacaaataaataattcccCTTTTGGCTTGCTTATAGTTGACACTAAATATCAGGCAACATTATTGAGTTGAATGCACTGATACTATTGGATGAGAACTAAACTGAGCTGAGCTGAACATCACTGTTTTGCAGAGCTGTTCTATAGATAATTTTAACTCATATGAACTTCACACAGTTATTAAACTGAACTCAGTCAACAATTAACcgactttaactgaaaaaatgtttcttttagaGCTAAAGcagaatttaatattgtttgCATCATTGAAAAATTTCCTGTTTAACactgtgaatgaataaataaataatattgaatattttaatacaattaaatatatgtataaattttttctttctttaataaGATGGATAAAAATAGCTATTTGATGCTGTCTTTCTCACGAGTGTTTCATCTTGATGAGCGTGTGCTGCTTCAGTGTCATTGATATGAACATGAGCTCTCTACAGGTCAACACTTTCCCAGATTCACCCTCCACCTGCTCCTTTGAGCCCCTGATGGAGGATCATTGAGCATGTGGCGGCCCACATCCCTCATTGTCTGTTTGAGCTCTTCCATTGGCTCCAAACTGTGAGAAACTCCAACAAGCTCAAGCCTCACACATTCATATGGAGATCTGGGAGTATAAATAGAGGAGCTGCAGCCAGTGCAAATCAGACTCACCCTGAACAGAGAGATCTACAGCACAGAGATCCAGACATGACACCTACGATCATCTCAAAGGAGCATCTCCCTCTCAACAACAAGGTACATTCATATCCTACTTACAGCAGCATTACTGCAGCAGCTTTCACTGCTCCTCTAAATCATTGGCTTATTTGATGGACACTTTCCTAATGCTTTTCTGTCTTCATTTGCAGCTGAGAAAGCCAAGGGTGGAGAAGATGCACAGAGATCGTATCAACAGCAGCATCGAGCAGCTCAAGTGTCTTCTGGCTCCAGAGTTCTTCAAGCAGCAGCCTGAGTCCAAGCTGGAGAAAGCAGATATCCTGGAGATGACGCTCAACTTCATGCAACACCACAGTTCCAGTTCACATGCTGTCAATCAAGCCTTCTCCAGGTGTATCCGTGAGATTGTGCACTTCCTGTCCAAAGATGGGATGAAGACAGAGAGCCAGAGAAGACTGCTGAAGCACTTCCAGAAGCTGCAGACATCATGTGAGCAGAACAGGAGAGAAAGTGTCCTGCCAGACCAGAACACCTTCAAAGAGATGAATATCAACAAGAGCTCCATCTGGAGGCCTTGGTAGAGCCTTAAAGACTCAGACTGAACGTCTGCACTAGATTTAGTGGACTATTACActttcattttgtcattttgaaaaGAAAGTGTTTAATGTTTCAGTTCAGAAGAGATATCTGTACAGCTAAGTGAATCTTGATGATTCAATCTTTTATGAAGATTTTTCTCTTTTagagaaaatgtcttttaactattttttagTTAAATTACCATGATGGCACACTGTGTTTTAGCGGTGTGTATTAGTCTAAAAGTgcattaaattgcatttttcatATCCTTTGGGTGTAATATTTCACCTTTGAGGTGATGCATTATGTGACCGTAAAGTCAAAtcaactttatttttgtttcatgttgAAACAAGTTTCATGTTTTGCAACTGGCGAAAAGCATTTATTGATCTTTTTGATCATATGCAaggttttgaaaaatgatgCTTTTTTGAGCATGTTTTAATTTGGCCTTATAATAGGTCTTAACATTTCTTTCAAATTCGAAAGATTATCAGAAAGATCTAATCTGAACAACATGTTACTCAGGTCTTGTAAGTGTGGCCAAGAGTTGGTCAGTATTTGTAATTAATATTGATGATTGTTTTCAATCGTATTGAGATTTACATGAAACCCGACTGGGCTTGTATTTGTGTTTCTGAggaaataatatacattttgtatCTGAAAACATCTGAAAAGATCATGGATTTATTTTTCAAGAGGTTATACCTCATCTTTCTGTCAGTACCATGTACTGTGCTTTTGAACTGCCTTTTGTAAGGGTATTTATTTCTTAAACCATTGTGAAAAAAATTTCACTGTGTAAGTGAAATGTTGTTTCCTTCTGTGAAggaattcattttaaaacatgaaacaaaaagGCCATTGAATGTATTTCAATCAGTCTGTGGcgaaataaaacaatcaaaaaaagtgcttttgtcTGTTTTCATTATGCATTCATGATTTGTTTATCACAAGCATTAATTATTCCTGGGGTTTGTTTATCAGGCTGCTCATGACATCATTCTTGAGTTGTTTTAATGAGTAAAGAGTTAAAA
The Onychostoma macrolepis isolate SWU-2019 chromosome 11, ASM1243209v1, whole genome shotgun sequence genome window above contains:
- the LOC131549540 gene encoding transcription factor HES-5-like isoform X1; translation: MTPTIISKEHLPLNNKLRKPRVEKMHRDRINSSIEQLKCLLAPEFFKQQPESKLEKADILEMTLNFMQHHSSSSHAVNQAFSRCIREIVHFLSKDGMKTESQRRLLKHFQKLQTSCEQNRRESVLPDQNTFKEMNINKSSIWRPW
- the LOC131549540 gene encoding transcription factor HES-5-like isoform X2 — translated: MTPTIISKEHLPLNNKLRKPRVEKMHRDRINSSIEQLKCLLAPEFFKQQPESKLEKADILEMTLNFMQHHSSSSHAVNQAFSRCIREIVHFLSKDGMKTESQRRLLKHFQKLQTSCEQNRRESVLPDQNTFKEMNINKSSIWRPW